The segment TGATGACGCTGTATCTCACGGATAACCTGGGCCCCGATGAAATCGTGCGTGCCAAGGCTGCTGGTGTGGTGGCCTGTAAGTTGTACCCCGCCGGTGCCACGACGAATTCCGACCACGGCGTGACCGATCTGCGCAAAATTTACCCCACGCTCGAAGCCATGCAGCGCGAAGGTTTGGTGTTGCTGGTTCACGGTGAAGTCACCGATCAGAGCGTTGACTTGTTTGACCGCGAGGCCATGTTTATCGAGCAGCAGCTCATGCCCCTGCGCACGGACTTTCCTGAGCTCAAGATCGTCATGGAGCATGTGACGACCAAGGAAGCTGCCGAATACGTGGCAGCGGCTGACCAATTTCTGGCCGCCACCATCACGCCCCAGCACTTGCTGTTTAACCGCAACGCCATCTTTTTGGGCGGCGTGCGCCCGCATTTTTACTGCCTGCCAGTTTTGAAACGCGAAACCCACCGTTTGGCATTGGTTCAGGCCGCTACCAGCGGCAGCACCAAGTTCTTCTTGGGTACGGACAGCGCACCGCACGCTGCGCACTTGAAGGAAGCTGCTACAGGTTGCGCCGGTTGCTACAGCGCCCACGCCGCTATTGAGATGTATGCCGAAGTGTTCGATGCCGTCGGTGCGCTCGACAAACTCGAAGGCTTTGCATCGTTTAATGGCGCAGACTTCTACGGCCTGCCGCGCAATACCGACACCATTACCTTGATCAAAGAGAGCTGGACACCGCCTGTGAGCTTTGAGTACGGCGAAGGCGCCCAGCTCAAGCCGCTGCGCTTTGGTGATGCGTTGCCTTGGAAGATGCTGGATTAAAAAAGGTAGCAAGATGCCTTGAAGTCAGCTTGATTTCTAGGCGATCAGGCTGTGAAAATAAGAAAGGAGTAGGGCTGCCTGCTCCTTTTTTTTCATATCGGGAAGCCTTGTTGTTTGCAATCTGTAAATGTGAGTAGAAGTAAGCGCGTGAGGTGAATGGCAAGCATGCTTCTAAGATGCCGCGGTCGTGTAAGCAAATACGGCATGTATCTGATGAATCAACCATTTCTGGGAGGGATGTGATGACTGTTCGACACACTTGGGCTGTAGTGGCTGCTACCTGTTTTTTCACTGCAACCGCTGGCGCTGCACCATTGGATGAGAGCACCAAAAAACTGGTGGGCTTTGCCGCTTCCATGACCGAGATGGCCAAGGCCTGCAAACATCTGACTGCTGGTGAGATCGATGCCTCTCAGAAGCAGCAGCGTGAGGCGATGCTGGAGCAGGGCGCAGATGCTAAGGCCTATGACGCAGCTTACGCAGCAGCCCAGACCCAGTTCAGCCAGCGCTGGGCTGGTATGCCGGCCGCGCAGCAGAAAAGCTCGTGCGAGCAGGTGAAAAAACAAAGTGAGTTGGCTGCAGCACAAGTCAATAAGATGGGCAAGTAACGCTGCGCATTGCTGGCCCGTGGCCGCTGCTTCGCAGCGCTGGGCCGTATTGCTTGTACGGTATGAATGTGTGCCAAAGGGGAGAACCCATGACAGATGCTATTCAGTCTCGCATTGCCTTGTTGATCGACGCGGACAATGCGCCCGCAGAGATGATTGATGAAATCCTGACAGAGTTGTCCACCTTCGGCCTCATCAACATTCGCCGCGCCTATGGCAACTGGACTAAACCGGGCCTGAATGGCTGGCAGAGCAAGCTGCTGGAAAATGCCGTGCGGCCCATGCAGCAGTTCGATTACTCCAAAGGCAAGAACGCTACCGACATGGCGATGACGGTAGATGCGATGGAGTTGCTCTATACGGAAAAGCCGGACGCCTTCGGCATCGTCTCCTCCGATGCAGATTTCACTCCACTGGTCATGCATCTGCGCGCCAAGGGCGCTGCCGTCTATGGCTTTGGCGCCGCGCAGACGCCGCGCGCTTTTGTGAACGCCTGCTCCCGCTTTCTGTACTTTGATGCTTTGCTGGAGCTGGGCGATGGCATCACCAGCCGCAGCGATCGCCGCGATTCCCAAGACGCATTGCAAGAAGCCGATGCTGCAGCGCGCAAGCCTGCGCAGTCCACCAGCCATGCTATGCCTACAGGCGGTACAGACATTGAGCCACCAGCTTGTGCCAGTTTGCGGGTGCCATCACATCTGCTGCGTGAGGACCGGCCACTGATCGCCATGTTGCGCGACGCCATCAAGGCCATGCAAGATGAAACCGGCTGGGCACGCATCAGCGATGTAGGCACCCATATCGGTAACAAACGCTCTTTTGATGCGCGCAATTACGGCTATGCCTCGCTGACCAAGCTCATGGCCGCAACTCAGGTGTTTGAGTTGCGCGATGAAGGCACG is part of the Comamonas sp. Y33R10-2 genome and harbors:
- a CDS encoding NYN domain-containing protein, translating into MTDAIQSRIALLIDADNAPAEMIDEILTELSTFGLINIRRAYGNWTKPGLNGWQSKLLENAVRPMQQFDYSKGKNATDMAMTVDAMELLYTEKPDAFGIVSSDADFTPLVMHLRAKGAAVYGFGAAQTPRAFVNACSRFLYFDALLELGDGITSRSDRRDSQDALQEADAAARKPAQSTSHAMPTGGTDIEPPACASLRVPSHLLREDRPLIAMLRDAIKAMQDETGWARISDVGTHIGNKRSFDARNYGYASLTKLMAATQVFELRDEGTARVAVRDKRATGDEVAH
- the pyrC gene encoding dihydroorotase, translated to MTQTLTITRPDDWHLHVRDGDAMRCVVPHTARQMGRAIIMPNLKPPVTTAELAIAYRDRILSAVPAGSQFQPLMTLYLTDNLGPDEIVRAKAAGVVACKLYPAGATTNSDHGVTDLRKIYPTLEAMQREGLVLLVHGEVTDQSVDLFDREAMFIEQQLMPLRTDFPELKIVMEHVTTKEAAEYVAAADQFLAATITPQHLLFNRNAIFLGGVRPHFYCLPVLKRETHRLALVQAATSGSTKFFLGTDSAPHAAHLKEAATGCAGCYSAHAAIEMYAEVFDAVGALDKLEGFASFNGADFYGLPRNTDTITLIKESWTPPVSFEYGEGAQLKPLRFGDALPWKMLD